The following are from one region of the Halodesulfurarchaeum sp. HSR-GB genome:
- a CDS encoding DUF5789 family protein, whose protein sequence is MAEDTDEADGVELGSGPDVEGAPIARIAERLTWAIQKSEIDRKEGDTVVRTPDGPQELTDILAEIDETYFPTRQAFREAVEGVIGTGPVPTEE, encoded by the coding sequence ATGGCCGAGGACACCGACGAAGCGGACGGCGTCGAACTGGGTTCGGGCCCCGACGTGGAGGGCGCCCCGATCGCCCGGATCGCCGAGCGACTGACCTGGGCGATCCAGAAGAGCGAAATCGACCGCAAAGAGGGCGACACCGTCGTCCGGACGCCGGATGGGCCCCAGGAACTCACCGACATCCTGGCGGAGATCGACGAGACGTACTTCCCCACTCGACAGGCCTTCCGCGAGGCCGTCGAAGGGGTCATCGGTACCGGCCCGGTTCCGACCGAGGAGTAA
- a CDS encoding type II CAAX endopeptidase family protein: MSDTDPWRPVAPRGSHQGYALLGAIAAGIGGILLAFGLSAVLGLAIGGFFRDLSLLVMVGLLFLTSALGLVGGGVLYLRYRGLSPRAYVPADVPGLRDLLYAGGGYVAAMGLVFAAGVALTVGGVQPETTNQAAELGIENPELLLWLVPLSLFVIAPSEEFLFRGVVQGRLREAFSAQLAIPLTAALFALVHYFSLTGGSGARFIAIAILFLPSLVFGVAYERTENLVVPILIHGVYNSTLVLLLYVSISVMGDVPAAI, from the coding sequence CGATACTGACCCGTGGCGACCGGTGGCCCCCCGTGGTTCCCATCAGGGGTACGCCCTGCTCGGGGCGATCGCGGCGGGTATCGGTGGCATTCTTTTGGCCTTCGGGCTCTCAGCAGTCCTCGGTCTGGCTATTGGCGGGTTCTTTCGTGACCTGTCGCTTCTGGTCATGGTCGGTCTCCTCTTTCTCACGAGTGCCCTGGGGCTCGTGGGTGGGGGCGTCCTCTATCTCCGATATCGTGGCCTCTCGCCGCGAGCCTACGTCCCTGCGGACGTTCCCGGACTGCGTGATCTACTCTATGCAGGGGGTGGCTACGTGGCGGCGATGGGGCTTGTCTTCGCCGCCGGCGTGGCGCTCACCGTCGGTGGGGTTCAGCCGGAGACCACAAACCAGGCCGCGGAACTGGGCATCGAGAACCCGGAACTGCTGCTCTGGCTCGTCCCGCTCTCCCTTTTCGTGATTGCACCCAGCGAGGAGTTCCTGTTTCGGGGGGTCGTCCAGGGACGACTTCGCGAGGCGTTTTCGGCCCAACTCGCGATCCCGCTGACGGCCGCACTCTTCGCGCTGGTTCACTACTTCTCGTTGACGGGCGGCAGCGGGGCCCGATTCATCGCCATCGCGATCCTCTTCCTGCCGAGTCTGGTCTTCGGGGTGGCCTACGAGCGCACCGAGAACCTGGTGGTCCCAATTTTGATCCACGGCGTGTACAATTCCACCCTGGTGCTGTTGCTCTACGTCTCGATCTCGGTCATGGGAGACGTGCCCGCCGCGATCTGA